Proteins encoded in a region of the Bacillus sp. T3 genome:
- the sucD gene encoding succinate--CoA ligase subunit alpha: MSVYINKDTKVIVQGITGSTALFHTKQMLEYGTKIVGGTTPGKGGTEVEGVPVFNTVKEAVQVTGATASVIYVPAPFAADAILEAVEAELELVICITEHIPVLDMVKVKRYMEGKKTRLVGPNCPGVITPDECKIGIMPGYIHTKGHVGVVSRSGTLTYEAVHQLSQAGIGQSTAVGIGGDPVNGTNFIDVLSAFNEDPETYAVIMIGEIGGTAEEEAAQWVKENMTKPVVGFIGGRTAPPGKRMGHAGAIISGGKGTADEKIRVMNECGIKVADTPSVMGETLIEVLKEKGLYDKCRTHYIEETKSK, translated from the coding sequence GTGAGCGTATATATCAATAAAGATACAAAGGTCATTGTTCAAGGTATCACTGGATCAACCGCATTATTTCATACAAAGCAAATGCTTGAATATGGTACGAAGATTGTAGGAGGCACAACTCCTGGTAAAGGCGGAACGGAAGTTGAGGGTGTTCCAGTATTTAATACAGTTAAAGAGGCTGTCCAGGTAACTGGTGCAACCGCTTCCGTTATTTATGTTCCTGCTCCATTTGCAGCAGATGCTATTTTAGAGGCTGTAGAAGCAGAGCTGGAGCTTGTCATTTGTATTACTGAACATATTCCGGTGTTAGATATGGTAAAAGTAAAACGGTATATGGAAGGAAAGAAAACACGTTTAGTTGGTCCAAACTGCCCAGGTGTGATTACACCTGATGAGTGTAAAATTGGGATTATGCCAGGCTACATTCATACTAAAGGTCATGTAGGTGTTGTATCCCGTTCTGGAACATTAACTTATGAAGCTGTGCATCAATTATCACAAGCTGGAATTGGTCAATCCACAGCTGTTGGAATCGGTGGAGACCCTGTTAATGGGACAAACTTTATCGATGTTTTAAGTGCTTTTAACGAAGACCCTGAAACATATGCAGTGATTATGATTGGTGAAATCGGTGGTACTGCTGAAGAAGAAGCTGCACAGTGGGTGAAAGAGAATATGACAAAGCCTGTTGTTGGCTTTATTGGCGGTCGCACAGCGCCTCCAGGGAAGCGTATGGGCCATGCTGGTGCCATCATTTCTGGTGGTAAGGGAACAGCTGATGAAAAAATCCGTGTCATGAATGAATGTGGAATTAAAGTAGCTGATACGCCATCGGTTATGGGTGAAACATTAATCGAGGTTCTAAAAGAAAAGGGATTATACGATAAGTGTCGAACACATTATATAGAAGAAACTAAAAGCAAATAG
- the xerC gene encoding tyrosine recombinase XerC — protein MTRNVNVSVQLFIEYLQIEKNSSEYTIEHYQRDIREFFMFMSEQAIESLNAVQYADIRLYLTMLYDKKLARKTVARRISCLRSFYKFLLREEMVDHNPFSLVSTPKMEKRIPSFFYESELDELFKACDDSTPLGQRNKALLELLYATGIRVSEICHIKLKDLDMFVSTVLVHGKGKKQRYVPFGSFAHEALEQYIHHERQQILSSNKKDHDTLFVNFRGGPLTTRGVRTILNNLMDKSALNGKIHPHMLRHTFATHLLNNGADMRTVQELLGHSFLSSTQIYTHVTKEFLRNTYMSHHPRA, from the coding sequence TTGACGAGAAATGTGAACGTTTCAGTACAGTTATTTATTGAATATTTACAAATCGAGAAAAATTCTTCAGAATATACAATTGAACATTATCAGCGTGATATTAGAGAATTCTTTATGTTCATGTCTGAGCAAGCAATTGAAAGCTTAAATGCAGTCCAATATGCGGATATTCGCCTGTATTTAACTATGCTTTATGATAAAAAGCTTGCTCGTAAAACAGTGGCAAGAAGAATCTCCTGTTTACGAAGCTTTTATAAATTTTTGCTTCGGGAAGAAATGGTTGATCATAATCCTTTTTCTTTAGTCTCAACCCCAAAAATGGAAAAGCGAATTCCTTCTTTTTTTTACGAATCAGAACTGGACGAACTTTTCAAAGCGTGTGACGATTCGACTCCGCTTGGGCAGAGAAACAAAGCATTATTGGAGCTTTTGTACGCAACTGGTATTCGCGTTAGTGAAATTTGCCATATAAAATTGAAGGATTTAGATATGTTCGTTTCTACTGTCCTTGTTCATGGAAAAGGAAAAAAGCAAAGGTATGTGCCATTTGGCAGCTTTGCTCATGAGGCTTTAGAACAATATATACATCATGAGAGACAACAAATTCTTTCAAGCAATAAAAAAGATCATGATACTTTATTTGTGAATTTTCGAGGTGGTCCTTTGACTACCCGCGGTGTCCGAACCATTTTAAACAACTTAATGGATAAATCGGCTTTAAATGGAAAAATTCATCCGCACATGCTACGTCATACCTTTGCCACACATCTTTTAAACAATGGTGCTGATATGCGTACAGTTCAAGAACTGTTAGGCCATTCATTTTTATCATCGACCCAAAT
- the trmFO gene encoding FADH(2)-oxidizing methylenetetrahydrofolate--tRNA-(uracil(54)-C(5))-methyltransferase TrmFO, with protein MEVTVNVIGAGLAGSEAAWQLAKRGIKVRLFEMRPVKQTPAHHTDKFAELVCSNSLRANTLTNAVGVLKEEMRILDSIIIGSADACAVPAGGALAVDRHEFAARVTDQVKNHPNVTVIHEEVTEIPEGPTVIATGPLTSEALSQKLKELTGEDYLYFYDAAAPILEKDSINMDKVYLKSRYDKGEAAYLNCPMTEEEFNRFYEALIDAETVPLKEFEKEIFFEGCMPIEVMANRGKKTMLFGPMKPVGLEDPRTGKRPFAVVQLRQDDAAGTLYNIVGFQTHLKWGPQKEVIQLIPGLEQAEIVRYGVMHRNTFMNSPKVLNATYQFKTRSDLFFAGQMTGVEGYVESAASGLIAGLNAARYVMGQETVEFPPETAIGSMAHYITTANPKRFQPMNANFGLFPELPEKIRGKKERYEKHATRALETIQNFVKSL; from the coding sequence ATGGAAGTAACAGTAAATGTGATAGGCGCTGGTCTTGCCGGAAGTGAAGCGGCATGGCAATTAGCCAAACGAGGAATAAAGGTACGATTGTTTGAGATGAGACCAGTAAAGCAAACACCTGCCCATCATACCGATAAATTTGCCGAGCTAGTTTGTAGTAATTCATTACGTGCTAATACACTTACCAATGCTGTTGGTGTTTTAAAAGAAGAAATGCGGATTTTGGATTCCATTATTATTGGTTCAGCAGATGCGTGCGCTGTTCCAGCGGGTGGAGCATTAGCTGTGGATCGGCATGAATTTGCTGCAAGAGTGACGGACCAAGTAAAAAATCATCCAAATGTTACGGTTATCCATGAGGAAGTAACAGAAATTCCAGAGGGGCCAACCGTTATTGCCACAGGTCCATTAACAAGTGAGGCATTGTCACAAAAGCTTAAAGAATTGACTGGTGAAGATTATTTATATTTCTACGATGCAGCTGCACCTATTCTGGAAAAAGACAGCATAAATATGGATAAGGTGTATTTAAAATCACGTTATGATAAAGGAGAGGCTGCTTATTTAAACTGCCCAATGACGGAGGAGGAATTCAATCGTTTTTATGAGGCGTTAATTGATGCAGAAACGGTTCCATTAAAAGAATTTGAGAAGGAAATATTCTTCGAGGGCTGCATGCCAATTGAGGTTATGGCTAATCGCGGAAAGAAAACGATGCTGTTTGGACCAATGAAGCCAGTCGGCTTAGAGGATCCACGCACAGGAAAAAGACCCTTTGCAGTTGTCCAGCTAAGACAGGATGACGCAGCAGGAACACTTTATAACATTGTTGGTTTCCAAACGCATTTAAAATGGGGACCGCAAAAAGAAGTGATTCAATTAATACCTGGTTTAGAGCAAGCCGAAATTGTTCGATATGGTGTGATGCATCGTAATACATTCATGAACTCACCAAAGGTATTAAATGCAACCTATCAATTTAAAACAAGAAGTGATTTGTTCTTCGCAGGACAAATGACAGGGGTTGAAGGGTATGTTGAGTCAGCTGCAAGTGGATTAATTGCGGGATTGAATGCAGCAAGATACGTTATGGGGCAAGAGACAGTAGAGTTTCCACCGGAAACGGCGATTGGCAGTATGGCTCATTATATTACAACAGCCAATCCGAAAAGATTCCAACCGATGAATGCAAACTTTGGATTATTTCCAGAACTGCCAGAGAAGATCAGAGGGAAAAAAGAAAGATATGAAAAGCATGCAACAAGAGCCTTAGAAACAATTCAGAACTTTGTGAAAAGTTTGTAA
- the sucC gene encoding ADP-forming succinate--CoA ligase subunit beta: MNIHEYQGKEILRQYGVSVPNGKVAFSVEEAVEAAKSLETKVCVVKAQIHAGGRGKAGGVKVAKNLDEVSTYANEILGKTLVTHQTGPEGKEVKRLLIEEGCDIKKEYYIGLVLDRATSHVVLMASEEGGTEIEEVAEATPEKIFKEEIDPIVGLTAFQARRIAFNINIPKELVNQACKFMQGLYTAFIEKDCSIAEINPLVVTGDGKVMALDAKLNFDANALYRQKDVLEYRDLDEEDAKEIEASKYDLSYVSLDGNIGCMVNGAGLAMSTMDIIKYYGGEPANFLDVGGGATAEKVTEAFKIILSDPNVKGIFVNIFGGIMKCDVIATGVVEAAKQVGLSVPLVVRLEGTNVDLGKKLLGESGLNIIAAESMADGAQKIVSLVTK, translated from the coding sequence ATGAATATCCATGAGTATCAAGGGAAAGAAATCCTCAGACAATACGGGGTATCCGTACCGAATGGGAAAGTGGCTTTTTCAGTCGAAGAAGCAGTAGAAGCAGCAAAATCTCTAGAGACAAAAGTTTGTGTAGTTAAAGCTCAAATTCATGCTGGTGGCCGGGGTAAAGCTGGCGGAGTGAAGGTTGCAAAAAACCTTGATGAAGTGAGTACATATGCAAACGAAATTCTAGGAAAAACATTAGTAACACACCAAACTGGACCAGAAGGAAAAGAAGTAAAACGCTTACTTATTGAAGAAGGCTGCGACATTAAGAAAGAATACTATATTGGTTTAGTTTTAGATCGCGCAACTTCTCATGTAGTTTTAATGGCTTCAGAAGAAGGTGGAACAGAAATTGAGGAAGTTGCGGAGGCAACACCTGAAAAAATCTTTAAGGAAGAAATTGACCCAATCGTCGGCTTAACAGCTTTCCAAGCACGTCGTATTGCATTTAATATCAATATTCCTAAAGAACTTGTGAACCAGGCATGTAAATTTATGCAAGGCTTATATACAGCTTTTATAGAAAAAGATTGCTCAATTGCAGAAATTAATCCATTAGTTGTAACAGGCGATGGAAAGGTAATGGCACTTGATGCTAAATTAAATTTTGATGCCAATGCGCTTTATCGTCAAAAAGACGTGCTTGAATATCGTGATTTAGATGAAGAAGATGCAAAAGAAATTGAAGCATCTAAATATGACCTAAGCTATGTTTCCTTAGATGGTAACATCGGTTGTATGGTTAACGGTGCAGGTCTAGCAATGTCGACAATGGATATTATCAAGTATTACGGCGGTGAACCGGCGAACTTCTTAGATGTTGGGGGCGGTGCTACAGCCGAGAAAGTAACAGAAGCATTTAAAATCATCCTTTCTGATCCAAACGTCAAAGGTATTTTTGTAAACATCTTTGGCGGCATTATGAAATGTGATGTGATTGCAACGGGTGTAGTGGAAGCTGCGAAACAAGTTGGGCTTAGTGTACCACTGGTTGTGCGTTTGGAAGGTACAAACGTTGACCTTGGTAAAAAACTTCTTGGTGAGTCTGGCTTAAATATTATTGCAGCGGAATCGATGGCCGATGGAGCACAAAAAATCGTTTCCTTAGTGACGAAATAG
- the ylqF gene encoding ribosome biogenesis GTPase YlqF, with the protein MTIQWFPEHMAKARREVTEKLKLVDIIFELVDARIPYSSRNPMIDEIIQHKPRLVLLNKADMADKEITNQWIHYFKENGIEALAINSQAGIGMKEIVVAAKKILSEKFDRMRAKGIKPRAIRAMIVGIPNAGKSTLINRLAKKNIAKTGNTPGVTKAQQWIKVGRELELLDTPGILWPKFEDQEVGLKLAVTGAIKDTLLNMHDISEFALRYMEKTYPDRLRDRFKLETVPEDTIELFNTIGKARGCLVGGGEVDYDKVAELVIREIRLEKLGHLSFEKPSDLLVEEEESNPE; encoded by the coding sequence ATGACGATTCAATGGTTCCCGGAACATATGGCAAAAGCCCGTCGCGAAGTAACTGAAAAACTAAAACTAGTTGACATTATTTTTGAGTTAGTTGATGCACGTATTCCGTACTCGTCGAGAAACCCGATGATTGATGAAATCATTCAGCATAAACCAAGATTGGTATTATTAAATAAAGCCGATATGGCCGATAAGGAAATCACTAATCAATGGATTCATTATTTTAAGGAAAATGGAATTGAAGCACTGGCGATAAACTCTCAGGCTGGAATTGGTATGAAAGAAATCGTTGTTGCAGCGAAAAAAATCCTTAGTGAGAAGTTTGATCGTATGCGGGCTAAGGGCATTAAGCCTCGGGCTATTCGTGCCATGATTGTCGGAATTCCTAATGCGGGAAAATCAACACTCATCAACCGACTCGCGAAAAAGAACATAGCCAAAACAGGGAATACACCTGGGGTAACAAAAGCCCAACAATGGATTAAAGTTGGAAGAGAGCTAGAGCTCCTTGACACGCCAGGAATTCTTTGGCCGAAATTCGAGGATCAAGAGGTTGGTTTGAAGTTAGCTGTAACTGGAGCCATAAAGGATACATTATTAAATATGCATGATATTTCAGAGTTTGCCTTGCGTTATATGGAAAAAACCTATCCAGACCGCCTGCGTGATCGGTTCAAGCTTGAAACCGTTCCTGAGGACACCATTGAGCTTTTTAATACGATCGGCAAAGCTCGCGGCTGCTTAGTTGGCGGCGGTGAGGTTGACTACGATAAAGTGGCTGAATTGGTTATACGTGAGATTCGCCTCGAAAAGCTTGGCCATCTATCATTTGAAAAGCCTAGCGACCTGCTAGTAGAAGAAGAAGAATCAAATCCCGAGTAA
- the rimM gene encoding ribosome maturation factor RimM (Essential for efficient processing of 16S rRNA): MEKWFNVGKIVNTHGIKGEVRVISKTDFAEKRYKPGNHLFLFLDGSQEPLELIVKAHRVHKNFDLLTFEGYENVNEVEKLKNAIIKVPENQLGELDEGEFYFHEIVGCLVFTVHGEEIGKVTEILTPGANDVWVIKPKNGGRDILIPYIEQIVKKVDVKEKIILIQPMEGLLS; encoded by the coding sequence ATGGAAAAATGGTTTAATGTTGGAAAAATCGTTAATACCCATGGCATTAAGGGCGAAGTTCGAGTAATCTCCAAAACGGATTTTGCTGAAAAAAGGTACAAGCCAGGTAATCATTTGTTTTTATTTTTGGATGGGTCACAGGAGCCGCTAGAACTCATTGTAAAGGCTCATCGTGTTCACAAAAACTTCGATTTGCTAACATTTGAAGGCTACGAAAATGTGAATGAAGTTGAGAAACTAAAAAATGCGATTATTAAGGTACCTGAAAACCAACTAGGTGAACTAGATGAAGGCGAATTTTATTTTCATGAAATCGTTGGATGTTTAGTGTTCACTGTTCATGGTGAAGAAATTGGAAAAGTAACCGAAATATTAACTCCTGGTGCAAACGATGTCTGGGTAATCAAACCTAAAAATGGTGGTCGGGATATCTTAATTCCGTATATCGAACAAATTGTTAAAAAAGTAGATGTGAAAGAAAAAATCATTTTGATTCAGCCAATGGAAGGGCTTTTGTCATGA
- the topA gene encoding type I DNA topoisomerase — protein MSDYLVIVESPAKAKTIERYLGKKYKVKASMGHVRDLPKSQMGVYKEDNFAPKYITIRGKGPVLKELKTAAKKAKKIYLAADPDREGEAIAWHLAHSLDVDVNSDCRVVFNEITKDAITESFKHPRPINMDLVDAQQARRVLDRLVGYNISPLLWKKVKKGLSAGRVQSVAVSLIIDREKEIKDFIPEEYWTISAEFLKGNEAFEATFYGIGQEKVELRSEEDVKNVLGKLKGNKFTVESVTKKERKRNPAVPFTTSSLQQEAARKLNFRTKKTMMLAQQLYEGIDLGKEGTVGLITYMRTDSTRVSEVAQKEAAEYIQATYGDAFLQVEKRKEKKSTNAQDAHEAIRPTSTLKEPSSLKEFLSRDQLRLYKLIWERFVASQMAPAVMDTMSVDLKNGDIVFRATGSKVKFPGFMKVYVEGTDDQTEEREKMLPDIQEQDKVLKKDIDPKQHFTQPPPRYTEARLVKTLEELGIGRPSTYSPTLDTIQKRGYVALDNKRFVPTELGEIVNELISEFFPEILNVDFTALMEQNLDNIEEGKINWVKLIDAFYQDFEKHLEKAELEMQQVEIKDEPAGEDCELCQSPMVFKMGRYGKFMACSNFPDCRNTKPIVKDIGVKCPNCKDGNIIERKSKKKRIFYGCDQYPSCEFLSWDKPIPRNCPKCESLLVEKKLKKGVQVQCIQCDYKEEQQK, from the coding sequence ATGTCAGACTATCTTGTAATCGTTGAGTCACCTGCTAAGGCGAAAACGATTGAACGGTATCTTGGAAAAAAATATAAAGTAAAAGCATCGATGGGACATGTTCGTGATTTGCCGAAAAGTCAAATGGGTGTATATAAAGAGGACAACTTTGCGCCTAAATACATAACAATTCGTGGAAAAGGTCCTGTTTTAAAAGAATTAAAAACGGCGGCTAAAAAAGCAAAGAAAATTTATCTCGCAGCTGACCCCGACAGAGAAGGGGAAGCGATTGCTTGGCATTTAGCCCACAGCTTAGATGTTGATGTTAATAGTGATTGTCGAGTTGTGTTCAATGAGATTACAAAGGATGCAATTACCGAATCGTTCAAACATCCACGACCTATTAATATGGATTTGGTCGATGCTCAACAAGCGCGTCGTGTCCTGGATCGATTAGTTGGCTATAATATTAGCCCGCTTTTATGGAAAAAGGTCAAGAAGGGCTTAAGTGCAGGTCGTGTTCAATCGGTCGCTGTTAGCTTGATTATCGATCGTGAGAAGGAAATTAAAGATTTTATTCCCGAAGAATATTGGACAATATCGGCTGAATTTTTAAAAGGAAATGAAGCCTTTGAAGCGACGTTCTACGGTATTGGTCAAGAAAAGGTCGAGCTAAGGTCTGAGGAAGATGTGAAAAACGTCCTTGGAAAACTGAAAGGAAATAAGTTTACGGTCGAGTCGGTAACGAAAAAGGAGCGCAAACGTAATCCTGCAGTACCGTTTACAACATCCTCTTTACAGCAGGAAGCAGCAAGAAAATTGAACTTCCGTACGAAGAAAACGATGATGTTGGCCCAACAATTATATGAGGGAATTGACCTCGGTAAAGAAGGGACAGTCGGGTTAATTACATACATGAGAACGGACTCAACCCGCGTTTCTGAAGTAGCTCAGAAGGAAGCAGCTGAATACATTCAGGCAACGTATGGAGATGCATTTCTCCAAGTAGAAAAGCGTAAAGAAAAGAAGTCAACCAATGCCCAGGATGCACACGAAGCGATTCGTCCTACGAGCACACTCAAGGAACCTTCTAGTTTAAAAGAATTTTTATCAAGAGACCAGCTTAGATTATATAAATTAATTTGGGAGCGCTTTGTAGCTAGTCAGATGGCACCTGCCGTGATGGATACAATGAGTGTTGATTTAAAAAATGGTGATATTGTCTTCAGAGCAACAGGCTCCAAGGTTAAATTCCCTGGATTTATGAAGGTGTATGTTGAAGGGACAGATGACCAGACGGAAGAACGGGAAAAAATGCTTCCAGACATACAAGAACAAGACAAGGTGCTGAAAAAGGATATTGACCCGAAACAGCATTTTACGCAGCCGCCGCCAAGATACACGGAGGCGAGGTTAGTCAAAACGCTTGAAGAACTGGGAATTGGCCGCCCATCGACTTATTCTCCAACGCTGGATACGATTCAAAAACGTGGATATGTTGCTTTAGATAACAAGCGGTTTGTACCAACCGAATTGGGAGAAATCGTGAATGAGTTGATCAGCGAATTCTTTCCAGAAATATTAAATGTTGATTTTACCGCGCTAATGGAACAAAATCTTGACAATATCGAAGAAGGTAAAATAAACTGGGTTAAGTTGATTGATGCATTCTATCAGGATTTTGAAAAGCATCTTGAAAAAGCCGAATTGGAAATGCAGCAAGTAGAAATAAAAGATGAACCTGCTGGTGAGGATTGTGAATTATGCCAAAGCCCAATGGTGTTTAAAATGGGACGCTATGGTAAATTTATGGCATGCAGCAATTTTCCTGACTGTCGAAATACAAAGCCGATTGTAAAAGATATAGGTGTGAAATGCCCGAACTGCAAAGATGGCAATATTATTGAGCGTAAAAGCAAAAAGAAGCGCATTTTTTATGGTTGCGATCAATATCCTAGCTGTGAGTTTCTATCTTGGGATAAACCAATCCCTCGAAATTGTCCAAAATGTGAAAGTTTATTAGTGGAGAAGAAGCTTAAAAAGGGTGTCCAAGTTCAGTGTATCCAATGTGATTACAAAGAGGAGCAACAAAAATAA
- the dprA gene encoding DNA-processing protein DprA — protein sequence MDSLKTKLLLLHHWRGLGWTSIYKILKHSPSLSSIHQFTIAELQSIVNLPARSTPQRDLQTNSTLNLINGYEQNGIFPITIFEDLYPKMLKETYQPPWVLYAKGNVDLLNKPKKLAVVGARKATPYGKMAIDLLFPELLAHDFVIVSGLAKGIDAHSHEMAMKFSGKTIGVIAGGFHHLYPKENQQLADKMVEQHLLLSEYPPHTRPEKWHFPLRNRIISGMSVGTLVVEAEKKSGSLITANYAVNEGREVFAIPGSILNPQSMGTNELIQQGAKLVKTAEDIINELSY from the coding sequence ATGGATTCATTAAAGACAAAGCTATTGTTACTCCATCATTGGAGAGGACTTGGATGGACATCAATCTATAAAATTTTGAAACACAGCCCTTCTCTTTCTTCCATTCATCAGTTTACAATAGCTGAACTCCAAAGTATTGTTAATCTCCCAGCTCGTAGTACTCCTCAACGAGATCTTCAAACGAACTCCACTCTCAACCTCATTAACGGATATGAACAAAATGGAATTTTCCCCATAACCATTTTTGAAGATCTTTATCCCAAAATGCTAAAGGAAACGTACCAGCCCCCTTGGGTTCTCTATGCAAAAGGGAATGTGGATTTGCTAAATAAGCCAAAAAAATTAGCAGTTGTTGGCGCTAGGAAAGCAACGCCTTATGGAAAAATGGCGATTGATCTTCTATTTCCAGAGCTCTTGGCACATGATTTTGTGATTGTTAGTGGTTTGGCTAAAGGAATAGATGCACACAGTCATGAAATGGCAATGAAATTCAGTGGAAAAACGATTGGGGTCATTGCCGGAGGCTTTCACCATCTTTATCCAAAGGAGAATCAGCAGCTTGCAGATAAAATGGTTGAACAGCACCTCCTTCTATCGGAGTATCCACCACATACACGACCAGAAAAATGGCATTTTCCATTAAGAAACCGGATTATTAGCGGAATGAGCGTTGGAACGCTCGTAGTAGAAGCAGAAAAGAAGAGTGGGTCATTAATTACAGCAAATTACGCAGTAAACGAGGGGAGAGAGGTGTTTGCCATTCCAGGTAGCATTTTAAACCCTCAATCAATGGGGACAAATGAGTTGATTCAACAAGGTGCAAAGCTGGTCAAAACAGCTGAAGATATCATAAATGAGCTATCATATTAA
- a CDS encoding ribonuclease HII → MKKLTIAQIEEQLKQLHEDDTEALATFMEDERKGVQQLVAKWKRQKEQERKAHQKFFDMSQYEQKHRQSGYQLIAGIDEVGRGPLAGPVVAAAVILPDNFYLPGIDDSKKLSEQKREEFFACIQAEAIAVSIGMISAEEIDRINIYEATKKAMLTAVAGLNPKPDFLLIDAMKLVTPYPYEAIIKGDAKSISIAAASIIAKVTRDRLMKELSLTYPQYGFESNMGYGTKEHLAGIENHGVTIYHRKSFSPIKDYIEK, encoded by the coding sequence ATGAAAAAGTTAACAATAGCACAAATAGAAGAACAGCTTAAACAACTTCATGAAGATGACACCGAAGCGCTTGCTACATTCATGGAAGATGAGCGTAAGGGCGTACAACAGCTCGTTGCAAAATGGAAAAGGCAAAAGGAGCAGGAAAGAAAAGCACATCAAAAATTTTTCGACATGAGTCAGTATGAGCAAAAGCATCGCCAAAGTGGTTATCAATTGATTGCTGGGATTGATGAAGTGGGGCGCGGTCCACTAGCAGGTCCTGTTGTGGCAGCGGCAGTTATATTACCAGACAATTTCTATCTACCAGGAATTGATGACTCAAAAAAATTATCAGAGCAGAAACGAGAGGAATTTTTCGCTTGTATTCAAGCTGAGGCGATTGCTGTCAGTATTGGCATGATATCAGCAGAAGAGATTGACAGGATTAATATTTATGAAGCCACAAAAAAAGCGATGCTTACAGCAGTTGCAGGGCTTAACCCAAAGCCTGACTTTCTCCTAATCGATGCGATGAAGCTCGTTACGCCGTATCCCTATGAAGCAATTATTAAAGGTGATGCAAAGAGTATTTCGATTGCTGCTGCTTCGATTATCGCAAAAGTAACGAGAGATCGATTAATGAAAGAACTTTCACTGACGTACCCACAATACGGCTTTGAGAGCAATATGGGATATGGTACGAAGGAGCATCTAGCAGGGATAGAAAACCACGGGGTTACAATCTATCATCGTAAAAGTTTTTCGCCAATAAAAGACTACATAGAAAAATAG
- the lepB gene encoding signal peptidase I gives MKRKKNELWEWTKALVIAVVLAAIIRSFLFAPIVVDGLSMMPTLHNQDRMIVNKFSYRFGEPNRFDIIVFHAPEGKDYIKRVIGLPGDEIEYKDDTLYVNGKAYEEPYLDEYKKAVIDGPLTEPFTLEEKIGKKKVPEGELFVMGDNRRYSKDSRHIGTIPMEKVLGNTNILYWPIKDMQIVD, from the coding sequence ATGAAAAGAAAGAAAAATGAGCTTTGGGAATGGACTAAGGCATTAGTGATCGCAGTTGTGTTAGCAGCAATAATTCGTAGCTTTTTATTTGCGCCGATTGTGGTCGATGGCTTATCAATGATGCCGACACTTCATAACCAAGATCGTATGATTGTAAATAAATTCAGTTATCGATTTGGAGAACCTAATCGCTTCGATATCATCGTCTTCCATGCTCCTGAAGGCAAGGATTACATAAAGCGTGTAATTGGTCTCCCAGGTGATGAAATTGAGTACAAGGATGATACTCTTTACGTAAATGGGAAAGCCTATGAAGAACCTTATTTAGATGAATACAAAAAAGCTGTCATAGACGGACCGCTGACAGAACCTTTTACATTAGAAGAAAAAATCGGTAAAAAGAAGGTTCCAGAAGGGGAACTGTTTGTAATGGGTGACAATCGCCGCTACAGTAAAGACTCCAGACACATTGGCACCATCCCAATGGAAAAAGTACTCGGCAATACGAACATTCTTTACTGGCCAATTAAGGACATGCAGATCGTTGATTAA
- the rplS gene encoding 50S ribosomal protein L19 — protein MQQLINDITKEQLRSDLPSFRPGDTVRVHVKVIEGTRERVQIFEGVVIKRRGGGISETFTVRKISYGVGVERTFPVHTPKIAKLEVLRRGKVRRAKLYYLRNLRGKKARIKEIR, from the coding sequence ATGCAACAATTAATTAATGATATCACAAAAGAACAACTTCGTTCTGATCTTCCATCGTTCCGTCCTGGTGATACTGTACGTGTTCACGTAAAAGTTATCGAGGGTACTCGCGAGCGTGTACAGATTTTTGAAGGTGTTGTGATTAAGCGTCGTGGTGGTGGAATTAGCGAAACTTTTACAGTACGTAAGATTTCTTACGGTGTAGGCGTTGAGCGTACATTCCCTGTACACACACCAAAAATTGCGAAGCTTGAAGTTCTACGTCGCGGTAAAGTACGCCGTGCGAAACTTTATTACCTACGTAATCTTCGTGGTAAAAAAGCTCGTATCAAAGAAATTCGTTAA